From Debaryomyces hansenii CBS767 chromosome C complete sequence, a single genomic window includes:
- a CDS encoding DEHA2C00660p (weakly similar to uniprot|Q8ZEZ4 Yersinia pestis YP1849 Hypothetical protein YPO2002) produces the protein MSFLGQYTTETVSYPSHGEKIAGVLYRPNNVSNPPAVIIIGPYSFVKEQAPMQYGTRLANQGYAALIFDPRTVGESTGEPRRLENPKMKNEDAVAGIDYLIQRDDIDKSKIFLVGVCQGGAQSLDIASYDDRVAGVSSVSGYYRDLETDIYMICAGCVDWKSGADVATMKMPTPEQGKALYDARIERAKKARDLYNTTGEVIYQPLVDPKIADANVGSLAGLPGPVIWSWYGPWTLKNFENRYAVMSDLDHFSYSTVEGVAKLTKPALIIHGDNCMNHAAARRHFDSIPTDRKRLIWNDKSHFQHYDQPDVVDQNVGEIAAWFQKF, from the coding sequence ATGTCTTTTCTTGGTCAATACACAACTGAAACAGTAAGTTATCCATCTCATGGTGAAAAAATTGCTGGTGTGTTATATCGTCCAAATAATGTATCTAATCCTCCTGCTGTTATAATCATTGGTCCTTATTCCTTTGTAAAGGAACAGGCCCCAATGCAATATGGTACTCGTCTCGCAAACCAAGGATATGCTGCATTGATTTTTGATCCTCGCACTGTTGGTGAAAGCACCGGGGAACCAAGAAGATTAGAGAATCCTAAAATGAAGAACGAAGATGCAGTTGCTGGAATAGATTATCTTATTCAAAGagatgatattgataaatcgAAAATCTTTCTTGTTGGCGTTTGTCAAGGAGGAGCGCAATCTTTGGATATCGCTTCATACGATGATAGAGTTGCTGGCGTGTCATCGGTTTCAGGCTACTACCGTGATCTTGAAACAGATATTTATATGATTTGTGCTGGTTGCGTTGATTGGAAACTGGGTGCAGATGTGGCGACCATGAAAATGCCTACTCCAGAACAAGGGAAAGCACTTTACGATGCCAGAATTGAAAGAGCAAAAAAAGCACGAGATCTTTACAACACAACCGGGGAGGTCATTTACCAACCTTTAGTTGATCCAAAGATCGCGGATGCGAATGTTGGATCTTTGGCAGGATTGCCGGGTCCAGTTATTTGGTCATGGTATGGGCCATGGACTTTGAAGAACTTCGAAAACCGGTATGCTGTCATGAGTGACTTGGATCATTTTAGTTATTCTACTGTTGAAGGTGTTGCAAAGCTCACTAAACCGGCTTTAATTATCCATGGCGATAATTGTATGAATCACGCTGCAGCAAGAAGACATTTTGATTCCATTCCTACTGATAGAAAGAGACTTATATGGAATGATAAATCTCACTTTCAACATTATGATCAGCCAGATGTTGTGGATCAGAATGTAGGTGAAATTGCTGCTTggtttcaaaaattttaa
- a CDS encoding DEHA2C00682p (similar to uniprot|Q8NMA4 Corynebacterium glutamicum Cgl2674 butA L-2.3-butanediol dehydrogenase) produces the protein MRRTALITGGARGIGEAISKRLAKDGLNVVICDLQNQNKAAMKTIQEINQFGGNAVFYPLDVRVKSQIEKTIDNAYEKFGTFDVMVNNAGICLVNSFADITEDELEKQWAVNVKGVLFGMQAAARKFKDVQNRTGRIINAASISGQLGMPNQGAYCSTKFAVKALTQTAAQELAADGITVNSYCPGTVETEMQRGILEKEVELGISKEESRKIHYDSSAIKGTIMPDDVAGLVSFLASSNSNFITGQSIIVDGGLVYR, from the coding sequence ATGAGAAGAACTGCACTTATCACAGGTGGAGCACGAGGTATTGGTGAAGCTATTTCTAAGAGACTTGCGAAAGATGGATTGAACGTTGTTATATGTGATTTacaaaaccaaaataagGCTGCAATGAAGACCATACAGgaaatcaatcaattcgGTGGTAATGCTGTATTCTATCCTCTAGATGTTCGAGTAAAATcacaaattgaaaagacCATTGATAATGCTTATGAAAAGTTTGGAACTTTTGATGTAATGGTAAATAATGCAGGCATTTGTCTCGTTAACTCGTTTGCGGATATTACGGAAGATGAATTGGAGAAACAATGGGCTGTAAATGTTAAGGGAGTTCTTTTTGGAATGCAAGCGGCTGCTAGGAAATTTAAGGACGTTCAGAATAGAACAGGAAGAATTATAAACGCAGCTTCGATATCGGGTCAGTTAGGGATGCCAAATCAGGGTGCATATTGTTCTACCAAATTTGCAGTTAAGGCACTTACGCAAACTGCAGCACAGGAACTTGCCGCAGATGGAATCACGGTTAATTCGTACTGTCCTGGAACGGTGGAAACAGAAATGCAACGTGGTATACTAGAGAAAGAGGTAGAATTAGGTATCTCCAAGGAAGAGTCTAGGAAGATTCATTATGACTCTTCGGCAATTAAAGGAACCATCATGCCAGACGATGTAGCGGGTTTAGTTTCATTCCTCGCAAGTAGTAACAGTAATTTTATCACAGGTCAATCCATTATAGTTGACGGAGGATTGGTATATCGATAG
- a CDS encoding DEHA2C00704p (similar to uniprot|Q63MF7 Burkholderia pseudomallei BPSS0700 Putative zinc-binding dehydrogenase) produces MSRLVKAAVTTKSRATPFLKDIQLQPAEEDEVVVRVAASGYHHLVRGRASGNHYSVSGSEDDRIVGVDGVGYIEGKNDLVYFTTFAPGLGSYAQYVNVKKENIHQLPSNYTSKEAIARVAALSNGVMSSYFALGPRMPTLVKNPIVAILGVTGTSGQLAIQVSKNIFNAQKVIGISRSGQDLRELQQNQPLLDEIVSFEENDQDIIRSGKLDEVDVVLDYVWGEPALRSMGNFINSRKDKTKSLSWIQIGQMSGAEVSVPAAYLRSANFSILGSGLGPLTDSDMSDVFKEITAALAEGILDSKIEAVPIEDIETEWKKPFSKSVRKYFTFTD; encoded by the coding sequence ATGTCAAGACTAGTAAAGGCGGCAGTGACTACAAAATCGAGGGCAACCCCTTTTCTCAAGGATATACAATTGCAACCTGCAGAGGAGGATGAAGTTGTTGTAAGGGTGGCAGCAAGTGgttatcatcatttggTCAGGGGAAGGGCATCAGGTAACCACTATTCTGTTCTGGGTAGTGAAGATGATAGAATAGTAGGAGTTGATGGAGTAGGATATATTGAAGGGAAAAATGATTTGGTCTACTTTACTACTTTTGCGCCTGGCTTGGGATCATACGCTCAGTATGTTAATGtcaaaaaagaaaacaTTCACCAGCTTCCAAGTAATTATACCTCAAAGGAAGCAATAGCAAGGGTTGCTGCTTTATCAAATGGAGTAATGTCATCGTATTTTGCCCTTGGTCCGAGGATGCCGACATTGGTTAAGAATCCTATCGTTGCGATATTGGGTGTTACTGGAACATCGGGTCAATTGGCAATTCAAGTCAGtaagaatatatttaacGCCCAAAAGGTTATAGGTATTTCAAGATCGGGTCAAGATTTAAGGGAATTGCAACAAAATCAACCATTATTAGATGAGATTGTGTCGTTTGAAGAGAATGACCAAGATATTATTAGAAGCGGAAAGCTAGACGAAGTTGATGTTGTTTTGGATTATGTGTGGGGTGAGCCTGCATTGAGATCAATGGGAaacttcatcaattctAGGAAAGATAAAACGAAATCTTTAAGTTGGATCCAGATAGGCCAAATGTCTGGTGCAGAAGTTTCGGTTCCTGCTGCGTATTTAAGAAGTGCAAATTTTTCGATATTAGGTAGTGGCCTAGGACCATTAACCGACTCAGATATGTCTGATGTATTCAAAGAGATCACAGCCGCTTTAGCAGAAGGGATTCTCGATTCAAAAATAGAAGCAGTACCTATTGAAGACATCGAAACCGAATGGAAGAAACCTTTTTCCAAGTCCGTCAGAAAGTACTTTACATTTACTGACTGA
- a CDS encoding DEHA2C00726p (similar to uniprot|Q5KLK1 Cryptococcus neoformans var CNB04980), producing the protein MRLTFLLSGLMAASTIAAPANIAKRDDIDVDILQYALTLEHLENAFYKKALSTWSVDDFTKANFSSDFYSQLKYIAHDEEAHVQYLEAGLKAVGAKPVETCTYTFPMQSAEDFVALAATIEGVGVSAYLGASPMVTSKQYLTAAASILATEALHQSAARNAVGEVPMANPFGTPMGLNAVYSIASGFIAECPSSNAKLPVMAYKGLNVTQGMPVAANSTVTFMADGDVPSSFCVTFVSGLDVLPMTADIENEMIKVDVPGEASGQSYAFITSDNSGNLTDSNILFGPAVLEITPSSPTFDLTIM; encoded by the coding sequence ATGAGACTTACATTTTTACTAAGCGGTTTAATGGCCGCATCCACGATCGCCGCGCCAGCTAACATTGCAAAAAGAGATGACATTgatgttgatattttgcaatatgCGCTCACTCTTGAGCACCTTGAGAACGCATTCTACAAGAAGGCTCTTTCAACCTGGTCAGTTGACGACTTCACAAAAGCCAACTTTTCTTCCGATTTTTATTCACAATTGAAGTATATTGCTCATGATGAAGAAGCGCACGTTCAATATCTTGAGGCTGGCCTTAAAGCTGTTGGTGCCAAACCAGTAGAGACTTGCACGTATACATTTCCTATGCAATCTGCTGAGGATTTCGTTGCTCTAGCTGCAACAATTGAAGGTGTTGGCGTGTCGGCATATTTGGGTGCATCGCCTATGGTGACATCTAAGCAATATCTCACTGCTGCAGCATCAATTTTGGCCACTGAAGCACTCCATCAATCAGCTGCTCGTAATGCCGTAGGAGAAGTACCCATGGCCAATCCGTTCGGTACGCCAATGGGTCTAAATGCAGTTTACTCTATTGCATCAGGGTTTATTGCTGAGTGCCCGTCATCTAACGCTAAGTTGCCGGTAATGGCATATAAGGGGCTTAATGTTACTCAAGGCATGCCAGTCGCTGCAAATTCTACAGTGACATTTATGGCTGATGGAGATGTTCCATCCAGTTTCTGTGTCACATTTGTTAGCGGTTTGGATGTTCTTCCGATGACAGCAGATATCGAAAATGAAATGATTAAAGTTGATGTTCCCGGAGAAGCATCTGGCCAATCTTATGCTTTTATTACTTCAGATAATTCGGGTAATTTGACTGATTCTAACATCTTGTTCGGACCGGCAGTTCTTGAAATAACTCCCTCAAGCCCTACTTTTGACCTCACTATCATGTGA
- a CDS encoding DEHA2C00748p (weakly similar to uniprot|P39720 Saccharomyces cerevisiae YAL051W OAF1 Oleate-activated transcription factor), giving the protein MTRKRIRSTLVCVNCRKKKMKCDRNLPCSSCVNAGIDLTCAYSSPTYKKPQFEKSLDLYSTTSIQNTFQTPVSEDNPVSIELSVNQRLESLRHKVKELEASIAAETPTKTHALTPVNDPTLSLQEHHVNRRSQNPIASEEDTISFLSSFKQPSKDKSRNISYPYRPLQFIFLSKRDPGAKIFFNYQMSLKNFSWRNSKSNACKHNVLCEQNLTKNSEVVPIDQKSRDFYGTSYISKIDHNYTYSDTIEAKNAISNYGINLGLTFCNNELGDRELIDKIKVVLPKSEIVSRLLDIFFPTLYPFFPFIDEASFRDDISKIVKNDMEGSKMESNILISKKKDLATICILLIVLRMSYLSIFSNFINQNDSVLNPQDKSVENCEERILMMNPVSLDSIEVAESCLKEFDLTANQDLLILQAATFMRIYRSYAPEEGSGYADGDSSVFNGILIHMANSLHLNRDPDYFLDRETDEKTKHLQRKLWFFLVNADMEDSITFGTPIWTMQDNYDTKLPFYCQNNSNLVDIDFERQVIKAFEYLNPVISNTHSILETILKVKSTPKISYVAKSLSELENLIDTRLGELNEHLVPDDSLPEFLKIMKLKLFIHCKLFLSYTYYCLHVYYEEKGIFDLHLFYLKKSAVIIFNDLAGISTTLLHSSRQSFGRAFTFIMTPVLEVFCRMEIVISSIILIRLQCTIRIVNNNHLEAIGLSEDSRDRCILNLQTLSLLFRKLADKSIEMVSIIGNRYRFAWRSKKAYTYISKLLFESSIYDNNEQDTRKAALKFSLNDQENIIELLESSINMKHSETGNHNTHIGLGKENKLEYLMNENQLENLWSHLESLRSKKNESSNYKNSHTTSNTDKIDSTDYSSENMIRDFDFFGSFSFGDSIPGYNPIFDMFPANS; this is encoded by the coding sequence ATGACTAGGAAAAGAATAAGATCGACTTTGGTCTGTGTTAATTGCCgcaagaagaaaatgaaatgtGATAGGAATTTGCCTTGTTCTAGCTGTGTAAATGCCGGTATAGACTTGACTTGTGCCTACAGCTCTCCTACCTATAAAAAACctcaatttgaaaagagTCTTGACTTGTATTCTACGActtcaattcaaaatacaTTTCAAACTCCAGTAAGTGAAGATAATCCCGTATCCATAGAGTTATCTGTTAACCAAAGACTTGAAAGTTTGAGACATAAAGTCAAAGAACTTGAAGCTTCAATAGCTGCTGAAACTCCAACGAAAACTCATGCTTTAACTCCCGTTAATGATCCAACTCTATCACTTCAAGAACACCACGTAAACCGAAGAAGTCAGAATCCCATAGCTTCAGAGGAGGACACTATTAGTTTTCTTAGCTCATTCAAACAACCATCTAAAGATAAATCAAGAAACATTTCTTATCCATATCGCCCGTTgcaatttatatttttgcTGAAAAGAGATCCAGGTgctaaaatattcttcaattatcaaatgtcattgaagaatttttcttggaGGAATTCAAAGTCTAATGCATGCAAGCATAATGTATTATGTGAACAAAACTTAACAAAAAATAGCGAGGTTGTTCCTATTGATCAAAAATCTAGAGATTTTTATGGAACCAGTTATATAAGTAAAATAGATCATAACTATACCTACTCCGATACCATTGAAGCTAAGAATGCTATATCAAATTATGGAATTAATTTAGGGTTGACATTCTGCAATAACGAACTCGGGGATCGAGAACTaatagataaaattaaagtGGTTTTACCAAAATCAGAAATTGTTTCAAGATTACTAGATATTTTTTTCCCAACCCTTTATCCTTTTTTTCCTTTCATCGATGAAGCTTCTTTCAGGGATGATATTTCTAAAATAGTTAAGAATGATATGGAAGGGTCTAAAATGGAAAGTAATATCCTAATTAGCAAAAAGAAAGACCTAGCAACTATATGCATATTACTAATTGTTTTGAGAATGAGCTACCTATCAATATTTAGTAATtttataaatcaaaatgataGTGTTTTGAACCCGCAAGACAAGCTGGTAGAGAATTGCGAAGAAAGAATCCTAATGATGAACCCCGTCAGCTTGGATTCTATTGAAGTTGCCGAATCATGCcttaaagaatttgatttaacAGCGAACCAAGATCTACTAATTCTCCAAGCTGCGACTTTTATGAGAATATATCGAAGTTATGCACCTGAAGAAGGAAGTGGATACGCTGATGGTGACCTGCTGGTTTTCAATGgtattttaattcatatGGCAAATTCTTTGCATTTAAATAGAGACCCTGACTACTTTTTGGATCGTGAAACAGATGAGAAAACCAAACATttgcaaagaaaattatGGTTTTTCTTGGTTAATGCAGATATGGAAGATTCAATAACCTTTGGAACCCCTATATGGACAATGCAAGACAACTATGATACCAAGCTCCCGTTTTATTGTCAAAATAATTCGAACTTAGTGGATATAGACTTTGAACGGCAAGTGATAAAGgcttttgaatatttgaatccTGTAATCTCCAATACTCACTCTATTCTCGAGACAATTCTAAAAGTAAAGTCGACACCAAAGATATCATACGTTGCAAAATCCTTGTCTGagcttgaaaatttaattgatacAAGGCTTGGAGAATTAAATGAACACCTTGTTCCTGACGATAGTTTACcagaatttttaaaaataatgaaactaAAGCTATTCATACATTGCAAATTGTTTCTATCTTACACTTATTATTGTCTTCATGTATattatgaagaaaaagggatatttgatttgcatttattttatttaaaaaaacTGGCTGTGATCATATTCAATGACTTAGCAGGTATTTCAACTACTTTATTACACAGTTCTAGACAATCCTTTGGACGTGCGTTTACATTTATAATGACACCAGTATTAGAAGTATTTTGCAGAATGGAAATTGTAATTAGTCTGATAATACTAATTAGGTTGCAATGTACAATAAGAATTGTAAACAACAATCACTTAGAGGCAATTGGGTTGAGTGAAGACTCGCGTGATAGAtgtatattaaatttgcaaaCTTTATCACTCCTTTTCAGAAAGCTTGCAGACAAAAGTATAGAAATGGTTTCAATAATAGGCAATAGGTATCGTTTTGCTTGGCGCTCGAAGAAAGCATATACTTATATCCTGAAGTTGCTCTTCGAAAGTTCaatatatgataataatgagCAAGATACTAGAAAAGCTGCATTGAAGTTCTCTTTAAATGACCAAGAGAATATAATTGAGCTATTGGAGTCATCGATTAATATGAAACATTCAGAGACAGGAAATCACAATACCCATATTGGCCTTggtaaagaaaataaattggaatatttaatgaacGAGAATcaacttgaaaatttatgGAGTCATTTAGAGTCATTAAGGTCAAAGAAGAACGAGTCTAGTAATTACAAAAATTCACACACAACTAGTAATACGGACAAAATTGACAGTACCGATTACAGTAGCGAAAACATGATAcgtgattttgattttttcgGAAGCTTTTCATTTGGTGATTCGATCCCAGGCTACAATCCGATTTTTGATATGTTTCCTGCGAATTCATAA
- a CDS encoding DEHA2C00770p (similar to uniprot|P38090 Saccharomyces cerevisiae YBR132C AGP2 Plasma membrane carnitine transporter) produces the protein MKAEVYEVQTSPVSSSSDNIVAKNDSNLGEVHRKLEGRHVQLISIGGAIGTGLFVTIGTGLIRGGPLGILLAYTFWTFIVMLLTSAVGEFVCYLPVSSPFISMAGRCVDEALECCAGWNFFILQALFIPFEITAVNGMIHFWRDDYNPAITLCIQIVIYAAINLFAIKLYGEIEFWLSMGKLILCIGLLFFTLITMSGGNPKHDAFGFRNWNVSGGPIAEYISTGNVGKLDGFLGALLGSACFTILGVEYISMVAAEAKNPRKVMPLAFKTVLFRLALFYIGGALCVSILVSYDDPLFVKMTSETSNAAASPYVIAMQNMGIKALPDIVNVLIISSAFSAGNSYTFCASRVLYGLAKGGYAPKVFRKCTKHGVPIYCVLVAICFSLLSLMQLGSASSKALSYMVNLCTGCSLLNYGFMTITYIGFYRSCKAQNIDRNSLPYTSWGQPYSIYLAAFFIWIVVIILGYSVFIPGMWSVDNFLFSYVLIFINAAIYLFWKFWKKTKFIKPSEADLITGIKEIEEHEYNYYSQDGHKETSNRIQRLFGWVF, from the coding sequence ATGAAAGCAGAAGTTTATGAAGTTCAAACTTCTCCTGTGTCGAGCAGTTCCGATAACATAGTAGCTAAGAATGATTCAAACTTGGGAGAAGTCCATAGAAAATTAGAAGGCAGGCATGTACAGTTGATCTCAATAGGAGGTGCAATTGGGACTGGATTATTTGTCACTATCGGTACTGGTCTTATAAGAGGTGGTCCGTTGGGTATCCTTTTGGCGTACACTTTCTGGACATTTATCGTAATGTTGCTAACTTCTGCCGTTGGTGAATTCGTTTGTTATCTACCAGTTTCATCTCCATTTATATCAATGGCTGGAAGGTGTGTTGATGAGGCCTTAGAATGTTGTGCTGGTTggaatttcttcattttaCAGGCGTTATTTATCCCGTTTGAAATAACGGCTGTTAATGGCATGATCCATTTCTGGAGGGATGATTATAATCCAGCAATAACACTCTGTATCCAAATTGTCATATATGCCGCCATTAACCTCTTTGCTATTAAGCTCTATGGGGAGATTGAATTTTGGTTATCAATGggaaaattaatattatgtATCGGTTTATTGTTTTTCACGCTTATCACGATGTCTGGTGGAAATCCCAAACATGATGCCTTTGGATTCCGCAATTGGAATGTTTCTGGTGGTCCTATAGCTGAATATATAAGTACAGGTAATGTGGGTAAACTCGATGGATTCTTAGGTGCATTGTTGGGTCTGGCCTGTTTTACGATATTAGGTGTTGAGTATATATCTATGGTTGCTGCAGAAGCTAAAAATCCAAGAAAAGTGATGCCATTAGCATTCAAGACTGTATTATTCAGGTTAGCATTATTTTATATCGGGGGCGCTTTATGTGTATCAATTCTAGTTTCTTATGATGATCCACTCTTCGTCAAAATGACTTCGGAAACTTCCAATGCAGCAGCTTCTCCATACGTGATAGCGATGCAAAACATGGGAATTAAAGCTTTACCTGACATTGTCAACGTTCTTATAATTAGTTCTGCCTTTTCTGCGGGAAACTCTTATACTTTCTGTGCAAGTAGAGTATTGTATGGTCTAGCAAAGGGCGGTTATGCACCAAAAGTATTTCGAAAGTGTACTAAACATGGGGTACCTATATATTGCGTTTTAGTCGCTAtttgtttttctttattaagCTTGATGCAACTAGGTTCTGCTAGTTCAAAGGCTTTAAGTTACATGGTAAATCTATGCACAGGTTGTCtgttattaaattatgGGTTTATGACAATCACTTATATTGGCTTTTATAGGTCATGCAAAGCTCAAAATATCGACAGAAACTCCCTACCATATACTTCTTGGGGACAACCTTACTCCATTTATTTGGCAGCTTTTTTTATATGGATAGTTGTTATTATATTGGGATACAGCGTATTTATCCCTGGCATGTGGTCAGtggataattttttattttcatatgtattaatatttattaatgctGCCATCTACcttttttggaaattttggaaaaaaacaaaatttataaaacCTAGTGAAGCAGATTTGATTACTGGAATTAAGGAAATTGAGGAGCAcgaatataattattattcacaAGATGGACATAAGGAAACAAGTAACAGGATTCAAAGATTATTTGGTTGGGTATTTTAG
- a CDS encoding DEHA2C00792p (similar to CA2959|IPF8591 Candida albicans IPF8591) — MLFIWCNILTNVVAASILPQASFQIDGLLAGDPSIMESVPNIITEQVVSHYESKNYNFLDEYFGQVYFGDYSDLEKTIRKQKTSLWASREVTYPDKDDITDIVSGRSDRYVSNPLSGFLSFAHLPLTNCFSGETKFDIGIVGATFDTGVSFRPGSRFGPLGIRMATKRMSSGSISPFRKNFSLFKDGKIVDCGDPPMTPIDNRIALDQLYRAERAILKTKPTTPSLSKVSRILTLGGDHTVTLSCLRAVYEKWGKVAVIHFDSHLDTIDPYQMNENVTEYAALNHGTFFHWAAKRGLISESKNVHVGLRGYYENLNDTQRDSAIGFERIMSRDIDDIGIAGIVKRIKDRVGDSKVYITVDIDSLDPSSAPGTGTVEPGGFSSRELLTILDKLEGLEVIGADVVEVAPPYDTNEITTMVASEVARSLLGLMVITPVQ, encoded by the coding sequence ATGCTATTCATTTGGTGTAATATTTTGACAAATGTTGTTGCGGCTTCGATCTTGCCTCAAGCCAGCTTTCAAATTGACGGGCTATTAGCAGGCGACCCCAGCATAATGGAATCAGTTCCGAATATAATCACAGAACAGGTAGTGCTGCATTATGAATctaaaaattataattttctaGATGAATACTTTGGACAAGTATACTTTGGTGACTACAGTGATTTGGAAAAGACAATTAGAAAGCAAAAGACCTCTTTGTGGGCAAGTAGAGAGGTTACATATCCAGACAAGGATGATATTACGGATATTGTTTCCGGTAGAAGCGATAGATACGTAAGTAATCCTCTTAGTGGGTTTCTAAGTTTTGCTCACTTACCGTTGACAAATTGCTTTTCAGGAGAAACGAAGTTCGATATTGGTATCGTTGGGGCTACTTTTGATACGGGAGTGAGTTTTCGCCCTGGTTCTCGTTTTGGACCATTAGGTATCCGAATGGCAACGAAAAGGATGTCTTCGGGAAGCATTTCACCTTTCAGGAAGAACTTTAGTCTCTTTAAGGATGGGAAGATCGTTGACTGTGGTGATCCACCTATGACCCCTATTGATAATAGAATTGCTCTAGACCAACTTTATAGGGCAGAACGTGCtatattgaaaactaaACCTACAACTCCTAGTCTTTCGAAAGTTTCAAGGATTTTAACCTTAGGAGGGGACCATACAGTAACTCTAAGTTGTTTGCGGGCGGTTTACGAAAAATGGGGAAAAGTAGCTGTTATCCATTTTGATAGTCATTTAGACACAATTGACCCTTATCAAATGAATGAAAACGTTACTGAATATGCTGCTTTGAATCATGGCACTTTCTTCCATTGGGCTGCAAAACGTGGCTTGATTTCGGAGAGTAAAAATGTTCACGTTGGTCTTCGAGGGTATTATGAAAACTTGAACGATACTCAAAGAGATTCAGCCATAGgttttgaaagaataatgaGCAGAGACATCGATGATATTGGAATTGCTGGAATTGTAAAACGAATAAAGGATAGAGTGGGTGACTCAAAGGTATATATAACAGTAGATATTGATTCACTCGATCCCAGTTCTGCACCTGGAACCGGAACAGTTGAACCCGGTGGATTTAGTAGCAGAGAATTGTTAACAATATTGGACAAGTTAGAAGGTCTAGAAGTTATTGGAGCGGACGTGGTTGAGGTTGCACCACCGTACGACACGAATGAAATAACTACGATGGTAGCGAGCGAGGTAGCAAGAAGCTTGCTTGGACTTATGGTAATTACTCCTGTTCAATAA